In Kitasatospora sp. NA04385, a single genomic region encodes these proteins:
- a CDS encoding HIT domain-containing protein, which translates to MLAGMTSEPELQRGVGEPDGFRRLWTPHRMAYIQGENKPTGPAPDDGCPFCSIPLLSDEEGLIVQRGESVFAVLNLYPYNGGHLMVVPYRHVADYTELDGPETAELGEFTKKAMTALRAASGAHGFNIGMNQGAAAGAGIAAHLHQHVVPRWGGDTNFMPVVGHTKVLPQLLADTRKMLAEVWPA; encoded by the coding sequence ATGCTGGCGGGCATGACGAGCGAGCCGGAACTGCAGCGGGGCGTGGGGGAGCCGGACGGCTTCCGTCGCCTGTGGACACCTCATCGGATGGCGTACATCCAGGGCGAGAACAAGCCCACCGGCCCGGCTCCCGACGACGGTTGTCCGTTCTGCTCGATCCCCCTGCTCAGCGACGAGGAGGGGCTGATCGTGCAGCGCGGGGAGTCGGTCTTCGCGGTGCTGAACCTGTACCCGTACAACGGCGGGCACTTGATGGTGGTGCCGTACCGGCACGTCGCGGACTACACCGAGCTGGACGGGCCGGAGACGGCGGAGCTGGGGGAGTTCACCAAGAAGGCGATGACGGCGCTGCGGGCGGCCTCGGGGGCGCACGGGTTCAACATCGGGATGAACCAGGGGGCGGCCGCGGGGGCGGGGATCGCCGCGCACCTGCACCAGCACGTGGTGCCGCGCTGGGGCGGGGACACCAACTTCATGCCGGTGGTGGGCCACACCAAGGTGCTGCCGCAACTGCTGGCCGACACCCGGAAGATGCTGGCCGAGGTGTGGCCGGCCTGA
- a CDS encoding thiol-disulfide oxidoreductase DCC family protein, producing the protein MTSAYAPGPVLVFDGDCAFCSSCVRWAERYPRQSLSSAGWEAVAFQFADMAALEEFTGGEVTAERASREVLWVTPDRRVYGGAQAVARLLMRSGGLWAWAGGVLALAPVRPVADVVYRWVAKNRDRMPGGTPACALPRRS; encoded by the coding sequence ATGACGAGTGCGTACGCACCGGGACCGGTGCTGGTTTTCGACGGTGATTGCGCGTTCTGCTCCAGTTGTGTGCGGTGGGCGGAGCGGTACCCGCGGCAGAGCCTGTCCTCGGCGGGCTGGGAGGCGGTGGCGTTCCAGTTCGCGGACATGGCGGCGCTGGAGGAGTTCACCGGCGGGGAGGTGACGGCGGAGCGGGCCTCGCGGGAGGTGCTGTGGGTGACGCCGGACCGCCGGGTGTACGGCGGGGCGCAGGCGGTGGCGCGGCTGCTGATGCGTTCGGGCGGGCTGTGGGCGTGGGCCGGCGGGGTGCTGGCGCTGGCGCCGGTGCGGCCGGTGGCGGACGTGGTCTACCGCTGGGTGGCGAAGAACCGGGACCGGATGCCGGGCGGCACGCCGGCGTGCGCGCTGCCGCGGCGTTCGTAG
- a CDS encoding elongation factor G → MPDRTAHTPAPPADRPDRLRNVALVGAGGAGKTTLAEALAHTAGVLTRPGTVPDGTTTADWEDIEHRQQRSVQLALLPLPWRDLKINLLDAPGYADFAGELQAALRAAEAALFVHSAADPDVPRPVRDLWQRCADARLPRAVVLTHLSTARVRLDDVLRMLQDTLGTPDTVRPLHHVDLRDGHLHGLTDLLTGRVYGTPGDAPDLDAERARLVEALAGEDDTLLARYLDGAPLDTAALTAGLRREVLAGTLHPVLATTPDGTGCDALLDLLADAFPSPADRTDDLPAADPDAPLTAQVVHTGEDPYLGRLSLLKVFAGTLRPDTTAHLPDGTEERLTAPHSPLGHQLRPVPHAVAGDLATVTKLTAARTGDTLGTDRTVLPPWPLPEALLPTAVRARSKADDDRLSQALGRLSAQDPALRVEQNPDTGQLVLWCTGEAHLAVTLDRLTHRHGVHVDTVPYEVALRETFAAPADGHGRHVKQSGGHGQYAVCDLTVEPLPGGGFEFVDRVVGGAVPRHFVPSVEKGVRAQLAQGLRGHPMTDVKVTLTDGRAHSVDSSDAAFQTAASLALKEAADHASVEVLEPVDEVRVLLPDEYQGAVLTDLSARRGHVLGTEIGGPGLSLVRAEVPELELTRYPLDLRSLSHGTGRFTRRYLRHAPMPAHLAARHTGG, encoded by the coding sequence ATGCCGGACCGGACGGCCCACACCCCCGCCCCGCCCGCCGACCGCCCCGACCGGCTCCGCAACGTGGCCCTGGTCGGCGCCGGCGGAGCCGGGAAGACCACCCTCGCCGAAGCACTCGCCCACACCGCCGGCGTCCTGACCAGACCCGGAACCGTCCCCGACGGCACCACCACCGCCGACTGGGAGGACATCGAGCACCGGCAGCAGCGCTCCGTCCAGCTCGCGCTCCTCCCCCTCCCCTGGCGCGACCTCAAGATCAACCTGCTGGACGCCCCCGGCTACGCCGACTTCGCCGGCGAGCTCCAGGCCGCCCTGCGCGCCGCCGAGGCCGCCCTCTTCGTCCACTCCGCCGCCGACCCCGACGTCCCCCGCCCCGTCCGCGACCTGTGGCAGCGCTGCGCGGACGCCCGGCTGCCCCGCGCGGTCGTCCTCACCCACCTGAGCACCGCCCGCGTCCGCCTCGACGACGTGCTGCGGATGCTCCAGGACACCCTCGGCACCCCCGACACCGTCCGCCCGCTGCACCACGTCGACCTGCGCGACGGACACCTGCACGGCCTCACCGACCTGCTCACCGGCCGGGTGTACGGAACCCCCGGCGACGCCCCCGACCTCGACGCCGAACGCGCCCGCCTGGTCGAGGCCCTCGCCGGCGAGGACGACACCCTGCTCGCCCGCTACCTCGACGGCGCCCCCCTCGACACCGCCGCCCTCACCGCCGGACTGCGCCGCGAGGTCCTGGCCGGCACCCTGCACCCCGTCCTCGCCACCACCCCCGACGGCACCGGCTGCGACGCCCTGCTCGACCTGCTCGCCGACGCCTTCCCCTCCCCCGCCGACCGCACCGACGACCTGCCCGCCGCCGACCCCGACGCCCCGCTCACCGCCCAGGTCGTCCACACCGGCGAGGACCCCTACCTCGGCCGCCTCAGCCTGCTCAAGGTCTTCGCCGGCACCCTGCGCCCCGACACCACCGCCCACCTCCCCGACGGCACCGAGGAGCGCCTCACCGCCCCGCACAGCCCGCTCGGCCACCAACTGCGCCCCGTCCCGCACGCCGTCGCCGGCGACCTCGCCACCGTCACCAAGCTCACCGCCGCCCGCACCGGCGACACCCTCGGCACCGACCGCACCGTCCTGCCGCCCTGGCCACTGCCCGAAGCGCTGCTCCCCACCGCCGTCCGGGCCCGCTCCAAGGCCGACGACGACCGGCTCTCCCAGGCCCTCGGCCGGCTCTCCGCCCAGGACCCGGCCCTGCGCGTCGAACAGAACCCCGACACCGGCCAGCTCGTCCTGTGGTGCACCGGCGAGGCCCACCTCGCCGTCACCCTCGACCGCCTCACCCACCGCCACGGCGTCCACGTCGACACCGTCCCCTACGAGGTCGCCCTCCGGGAGACCTTCGCCGCCCCCGCCGACGGCCACGGCCGACACGTCAAGCAGTCCGGCGGCCACGGCCAGTACGCCGTCTGCGACCTCACCGTCGAACCCCTGCCCGGCGGCGGCTTCGAGTTCGTCGACCGCGTCGTCGGCGGCGCCGTCCCCCGCCACTTCGTGCCCTCCGTCGAGAAGGGCGTCCGCGCCCAACTCGCCCAGGGCCTGCGCGGCCACCCGATGACCGACGTCAAGGTCACCCTCACCGACGGCAGGGCGCACTCCGTCGACTCCTCCGACGCCGCCTTCCAGACCGCCGCCTCGCTCGCCCTCAAGGAGGCCGCCGACCACGCCTCGGTCGAGGTCCTCGAACCCGTCGACGAGGTCCGCGTCCTGCTCCCCGACGAGTACCAGGGGGCCGTCCTCACCGACCTCTCCGCCCGCCGCGGCCACGTCCTGGGCACCGAGATCGGCGGACCCGGCCTCAGCCTGGTCCGCGCCGAGGTGCCCGAGCTGGAACTCACCCGCTACCCGCTCGACCTGCGCTCGCTGTCGCACGGAACCGGCCGGTTCACCCGCCGCTACCTGCGGCACGCCCCGATGCCCGCCCACCTCGCCGCCCGGCACACCGGCGGCTGA